One Georgenia wutianyii DNA segment encodes these proteins:
- a CDS encoding asparaginase: MEQPTLAVAAMGGTIGMVAPTPGAAAEPRLDADALVRVVPHLGELATLRTTTVTTKPSASVDVDDVLTTLEWARAQVDDGAAGVLVTHGTDTLEETAYLLDVLWDRPAPLVVTGAMRSTDVPGTDAPSNLLAAARCALAPQARERGVLVVLSDEVHLAARVTKEASTGPRAFASPGHGPAGRLHEGEVRFFSAPPARPAPLPAPGPGPVDVALVEATLADDGRVVRAVLDAGFGAVVVDGGGLGHVSAATSRELLAAVRRGVVAVVSSRTVRGGTGRATYGYEGSETRLLAGGVLMAGELSGRKARLLLHVLVRAGLRGEALAAALEEHSRV, encoded by the coding sequence ATGGAGCAGCCGACCCTCGCCGTCGCGGCCATGGGCGGGACCATCGGGATGGTCGCACCCACGCCCGGTGCCGCCGCCGAGCCCCGCCTCGACGCCGACGCGCTCGTCCGCGTCGTCCCCCACCTCGGCGAGCTCGCCACCCTGCGCACGACGACGGTGACGACCAAGCCCTCGGCGTCCGTCGACGTCGACGACGTCCTCACCACCCTGGAGTGGGCGCGCGCCCAGGTCGACGACGGCGCGGCCGGCGTGCTCGTCACCCACGGCACCGACACGCTCGAGGAGACCGCCTACCTGCTCGACGTGCTGTGGGACCGTCCAGCGCCGCTCGTCGTCACCGGCGCGATGCGCTCGACGGACGTCCCGGGCACCGACGCGCCGTCCAACCTCCTCGCCGCCGCCCGGTGCGCGCTCGCCCCGCAGGCGCGCGAGCGCGGGGTGCTCGTCGTGCTCAGCGACGAGGTGCACCTCGCCGCCCGGGTGACCAAGGAGGCCTCGACCGGCCCGCGCGCCTTCGCCTCGCCGGGCCACGGCCCGGCCGGGCGGCTGCACGAGGGCGAGGTCCGCTTCTTCTCCGCTCCGCCCGCCCGGCCCGCACCCCTGCCGGCGCCCGGTCCGGGGCCGGTGGACGTCGCGCTCGTCGAGGCGACGCTCGCCGACGACGGGCGGGTCGTGCGGGCCGTGCTCGACGCCGGGTTCGGGGCCGTGGTCGTCGACGGGGGAGGGCTGGGGCACGTCTCGGCCGCCACCTCCCGCGAGCTCCTGGCGGCGGTCAGGCGCGGCGTCGTCGCGGTCGTCTCCTCCCGGACCGTCCGTGGTGGCACCGGCAGGGCGACCTACGGATACGAGGGCTCGGAGACCCGGCTCCTCGCGGGCGGGGTGCTCATGGCCGGTGAGCTGTCCGGTCGCAAGGCCCGCCTCCTCCTCCACGTGCTCGTCCGCGCCGGGCTGCGCGGGGAGGCGCTCGCGGCGGCGCTCGAGGAGCACTCCCGGGTGTGA
- a CDS encoding oxygenase MpaB family protein, with the protein MSAVAEARRRLGDVLLSRVAGPEAHTARRRIHGEPGPRWFGPEDPIQRVHGDASMYVGGLRALLLQSLHPLAMAAVAQHSDYRSDPWGRLARTSTFIAETTYARTEDAERAIAVVRAVHRYVSGTTTDGRPYRADDPHLLTWVHVAEIDSFLTAHQIFGRRPLDEADIDAYVAQTAGVARRLGGERVPTTHAELRETLERYRPELEQTPEALEAAEFLLHRPPITGAARFGYALIGRAAVATLPPWAREPLRLDGRRSVTGGRLAGHVATRSLRWALGGIDPVDTPTPDSPH; encoded by the coding sequence ATGAGTGCTGTCGCAGAGGCCCGTCGGCGACTGGGCGACGTCCTGCTCTCCCGGGTGGCCGGCCCGGAGGCGCACACCGCCCGTCGCCGCATCCACGGGGAGCCCGGCCCGCGCTGGTTCGGGCCCGAGGACCCGATCCAGCGGGTGCACGGGGACGCCTCGATGTACGTCGGCGGGCTGCGCGCACTGCTGCTGCAGTCCCTCCACCCGCTCGCGATGGCGGCGGTGGCCCAGCACTCGGACTACCGGTCCGACCCGTGGGGCCGCCTCGCCCGCACGAGCACGTTCATCGCCGAGACCACCTACGCACGCACCGAGGACGCGGAGCGGGCGATCGCCGTCGTCCGCGCGGTGCACCGGTACGTGAGCGGCACGACGACCGACGGCCGCCCCTACCGCGCCGACGACCCCCACCTCCTCACCTGGGTGCACGTCGCCGAGATCGACAGCTTCCTCACCGCGCACCAGATCTTCGGACGCCGCCCGCTCGACGAGGCGGACATCGACGCCTACGTGGCCCAGACCGCCGGGGTGGCGCGCCGACTGGGCGGGGAGCGCGTCCCGACGACGCACGCCGAGCTCCGGGAGACGCTCGAGCGCTACCGCCCCGAGCTCGAGCAGACCCCCGAGGCGCTGGAGGCGGCCGAGTTCCTCCTCCACCGCCCGCCGATCACCGGCGCCGCCCGGTTCGGCTACGCCCTCATCGGGCGGGCGGCCGTCGCCACCCTGCCACCCTGGGCGCGTGAGCCGCTGCGACTGGACGGCAGGCGAAGCGTCACCGGGGGACGCCTCGCCGGGCACGTCGCGACGCGGAGCCTGCGCTGGGCGCTCGGCGGGATCGACCCGGTGGACACCCCCACTCCCGACTCACCCCACTGA
- a CDS encoding CueP family metal-binding protein, translating to MPRIRPTAAAAALLLLLAACSPADDASPEDAPATATAPLLSEHGLDGMSGKEMVDHLDRLGGADRPADLMASVRAEELVLGDGTDEITVELPAEEFYVSFAPYVEATHECYFHSLTSCQGELVEEDIEVTLTSSDGEVLVEETVTTFANGFAGYWLPRGFEGTLEVSHDGLTGQVPIGTGAEDPTCITTLQLT from the coding sequence ATGCCTCGAATCCGGCCCACGGCAGCAGCCGCCGCCCTCCTGCTCCTGCTCGCCGCCTGCTCCCCGGCGGACGACGCGTCCCCCGAGGATGCGCCCGCGACCGCGACGGCGCCGCTCCTCAGCGAGCACGGCCTCGACGGCATGAGCGGCAAGGAGATGGTCGACCACCTCGACCGCCTCGGCGGTGCCGACCGGCCGGCCGACCTCATGGCCTCGGTCCGCGCCGAGGAGCTCGTCCTCGGCGACGGCACCGACGAGATCACCGTCGAGCTGCCCGCCGAGGAGTTCTACGTGTCGTTCGCCCCCTACGTCGAGGCGACCCACGAGTGCTACTTCCACTCGCTCACCAGTTGTCAGGGCGAGCTGGTCGAGGAGGACATCGAGGTCACCCTGACGTCGAGCGACGGTGAGGTCCTCGTCGAGGAGACGGTGACGACGTTCGCCAACGGGTTCGCCGGCTACTGGCTGCCCCGTGGCTTCGAGGGGACCCTCGAGGTGAGCCACGACGGCCTCACCGGCCAGGTCCCGATCGGCACCGGCGCCGAGGACCCGACCTGCATCACGACGCTGCAGCTGACCTGA